A single genomic interval of Blastopirellula marina harbors:
- a CDS encoding protein kinase domain-containing protein, translating to MSDFKCPKCHAELPSFQQVAGFCPYCDAKWEGSSAGKEDDDNSVTLNLDAADVPQPGTPEQTFEEFELTTEGSTVQIEDSEQPSPDDTNQTIDLPNAAQVGEEFLNKAGNADLGQTIEFGIEDTSATIASDKLPGADDPTKTANLEDADVNNQATIELPAGGSSEYMQTLELDDQTGEDADYGQTIDIDESNRPASQEDLHVTFGSKPLSPSDVKRYWGTGEGSPMETMRTATVSKAKELGVDLRRRVLSDQEEGSDYAIINQIGKGGMGVVYAAKQKALRRRVAVKTLKRDIGQREDDRAKFLSEAVITGHLDHPNIVPIHELGQTEDGTLFYSMKCVTGTEWHKVIRNKSEVENLEIILKVADAVAFAHSRNVIHRDLKPENVMLGEYGEVLVMDWGLAVDLSRKEEFTMGGTPAYMAPEMAKGPLERIGKCSDIYLLGAMLYEIVTGFPPHAASSITECLVAAAQNVIVRSDTTSRLKNIALKAMATSPKLRFNSVALLQEEIRKYQSTAQSIELTNNAQKELETAKETDNYELFSRAMFGFEDALKLWSENDAADKGVREARLEYAQCALKKADFDLGLQLVGPDDADEEPIYTALKKAKADAERTARNAKMARWIAVASLMFALIGAGVGLFLINAQRERAVTAEALAKGERDRANDEAQKARDAEAAAKVERDRANDEATRANDEADKARIAEAEAKRQEGIAVKNLQTANELADALKVEQAKLQDALIDVRLQKKLADFAGMFSEVGLAQSKVESNDISAALNLLEKVPQEYRGWEWNHLAYLCHPNVPHATFNRIATSVDISSDGKWTAIGTNGDGIYMYPTGEPIENAKPVHLAIPDCRITVLKFSPDSKELWIGTDHSRKHLMTWGLKGEPSLVDLPGLDKYFPYREVRSIEFGSPKNDDVYVAAGGFIYRANSKSKEAVTALTAMSMYDIAVSPNGKEYLQTQEYDGRYMVRRRTADENNDIIAELQLDDPAEHCQYLSDDRVVLALSDGSLLVWDGGPKGSETTMSLPSQVNQLRFNHDRKQLAVALVDGSVMLLDVDPQIGAMKHYKTLRGHRGAVLDCAFHPSKPEIVSASEDQTARFWNYETYEDQLDVELPASVLWAGFSDDGTKFITGDRTGAAKVWNSASQSDQPQVTLRIGDWDRQNFAEQAMAIPSGTGDYLLTADPSAGVDVWDIKKQNIIWHKDTLGGSRRIAAIPDTEQFVFVEAVAGENGNLQTMIRSAHTNGKPGFDVECKVETNQIMSLAVSPGGKYLALLTPVWVQVHKMPNSEDKQLPEEPVWQMDAAGVKQIAFQSDSVLMIGNPISSAKGALAMVDFIKDEHVFDFPATESGSPFLLFSVSPDLTQAAVVYHKLEGATGHGPSQVCLYDLKTQKLIKKVSSESRVTFPSLSKDNQVMYFVLARSEDGTDVGRWEVGKDDFEVWNHAQIGDAGSRLGERHIARVDSLPSDDKHIMVTYYNRDVELWESNTGTNTARLSTTRPVIFADFFADDQKVVTVHLDGLVRTWDAASGKLVNVFDVGYQSLQGATLAGNMLAVGGSGEEVTVIDLTKAEARPPWSSAGGEVDALTWLPGEGKRNLLVATSAMQKQAGSGEELIGSLRIYDPTSGKPVGEPFATHRGQFVSLAVSSQGMRIAATSTDKLVRLWADVPMDKVATTKPRELPGHSTEVTGAAFSTDGQRLVTGSSDGALTVWFVEQTDVGAAKDDQSGKSSLVVQEFVPLKGHRKAISSIVFSPDNRMLLTSSLDRQAILWFSTEMTPEQQNVAITDATANQR from the coding sequence ATGTCAGATTTCAAATGCCCTAAATGCCATGCTGAATTGCCCAGCTTTCAGCAAGTGGCAGGTTTTTGCCCCTACTGCGATGCGAAATGGGAGGGTAGTTCCGCTGGTAAGGAAGATGATGATAATTCCGTAACGCTCAATCTCGACGCTGCTGACGTACCCCAGCCAGGCACTCCTGAACAGACCTTTGAAGAGTTCGAACTGACAACGGAAGGTTCGACGGTTCAGATTGAAGACAGCGAGCAACCTTCGCCAGACGACACAAATCAAACGATCGATCTTCCCAACGCGGCCCAGGTGGGCGAAGAATTTCTGAATAAAGCCGGTAATGCCGATCTTGGTCAGACGATCGAATTTGGCATCGAAGATACCTCTGCCACGATTGCCTCGGATAAGTTGCCAGGCGCGGACGATCCGACGAAGACGGCAAATCTGGAAGATGCGGACGTCAACAATCAAGCCACCATCGAGCTTCCCGCAGGCGGCAGTAGCGAGTACATGCAAACGCTGGAGCTCGACGACCAGACAGGGGAAGATGCGGACTACGGTCAGACGATCGATATCGACGAGAGTAATCGTCCGGCTAGTCAGGAAGATTTACACGTTACCTTTGGTTCCAAGCCACTTTCGCCTAGCGATGTCAAACGATACTGGGGAACCGGCGAAGGTTCGCCGATGGAAACGATGCGGACTGCGACAGTCAGCAAAGCGAAGGAACTGGGGGTCGATCTGCGCCGCCGAGTTCTTTCCGACCAGGAAGAAGGGTCGGACTATGCCATTATCAATCAGATCGGCAAAGGAGGCATGGGAGTTGTCTATGCCGCCAAACAGAAAGCGCTCCGTCGCCGCGTTGCTGTCAAAACGCTGAAACGAGATATCGGACAGCGCGAGGATGATCGTGCTAAGTTCCTGAGTGAAGCCGTGATCACTGGGCATCTCGATCACCCAAACATCGTGCCGATTCACGAGCTCGGGCAGACCGAAGACGGTACGCTGTTCTATTCGATGAAGTGCGTCACCGGAACCGAGTGGCACAAGGTGATTCGCAACAAGTCGGAAGTTGAGAACCTGGAGATCATTCTTAAGGTCGCCGACGCCGTAGCATTTGCTCATTCGAGGAATGTCATTCACCGCGACTTGAAGCCTGAGAACGTCATGCTTGGTGAGTACGGTGAAGTGCTCGTGATGGACTGGGGATTGGCTGTCGACCTTAGCCGAAAAGAAGAGTTCACCATGGGGGGAACTCCGGCTTACATGGCACCTGAAATGGCTAAAGGCCCGCTTGAACGGATTGGCAAGTGTAGCGATATCTATCTGCTGGGGGCGATGCTTTACGAGATCGTGACAGGCTTCCCGCCACACGCTGCATCGTCCATTACCGAGTGTCTAGTCGCTGCGGCTCAAAACGTGATCGTTCGCTCGGATACGACCAGCCGACTTAAGAACATCGCGCTAAAGGCGATGGCCACTTCGCCCAAGTTGCGGTTCAACTCGGTTGCCTTGCTACAGGAAGAAATACGCAAGTATCAATCGACCGCCCAGAGTATCGAGCTAACCAACAACGCTCAGAAAGAGCTCGAAACCGCGAAAGAGACGGATAACTACGAGTTATTCTCACGGGCAATGTTCGGCTTTGAAGATGCTTTAAAGCTGTGGAGCGAGAACGATGCTGCGGACAAAGGTGTCCGTGAGGCTCGCTTGGAATACGCTCAATGTGCGCTGAAGAAGGCCGACTTCGACCTCGGGCTTCAGCTGGTCGGGCCTGACGACGCCGACGAAGAGCCGATTTACACGGCGCTTAAGAAAGCAAAGGCAGATGCCGAACGGACTGCTCGCAATGCGAAGATGGCTCGCTGGATTGCTGTTGCGTCGCTCATGTTTGCCTTGATCGGTGCCGGCGTCGGGCTTTTCCTGATCAACGCCCAACGTGAACGGGCAGTTACCGCCGAGGCGTTGGCGAAAGGGGAACGCGATCGCGCGAATGACGAAGCTCAGAAAGCTCGCGACGCTGAGGCTGCCGCTAAGGTCGAACGAGATCGTGCCAACGACGAGGCGACACGTGCCAACGACGAAGCCGACAAAGCGCGTATCGCCGAAGCGGAAGCTAAGCGACAAGAGGGCATCGCGGTTAAGAATTTACAAACGGCCAACGAACTGGCAGACGCACTTAAGGTCGAGCAAGCCAAACTGCAAGACGCTCTGATCGACGTTCGCCTGCAAAAGAAACTCGCGGACTTTGCCGGGATGTTCTCCGAAGTGGGGCTCGCTCAATCGAAAGTGGAATCCAACGATATTTCCGCGGCCCTCAATCTGCTTGAAAAGGTTCCTCAAGAGTATCGGGGATGGGAATGGAATCACCTGGCCTATCTTTGCCATCCGAACGTACCGCATGCCACCTTCAATCGCATTGCAACTTCGGTTGATATTTCTAGTGACGGTAAATGGACAGCCATTGGTACTAATGGGGATGGAATCTACATGTATCCTACTGGCGAACCAATCGAAAACGCCAAACCTGTCCATCTCGCTATCCCTGATTGTCGCATCACGGTGCTCAAGTTCTCACCCGATAGCAAAGAACTTTGGATTGGTACCGATCATTCACGCAAACACCTGATGACATGGGGCCTTAAGGGAGAACCTTCGCTGGTCGATCTGCCAGGCCTCGACAAATACTTCCCGTATCGCGAAGTGCGTTCGATCGAATTCGGCTCGCCGAAGAATGACGACGTCTACGTCGCAGCAGGCGGTTTTATTTACCGAGCAAACAGCAAGTCAAAAGAAGCGGTGACCGCTTTGACGGCCATGAGCATGTATGACATTGCTGTCTCGCCCAATGGCAAAGAGTATTTGCAAACTCAGGAATATGACGGCCGATACATGGTTCGCCGACGTACTGCTGATGAGAACAACGATATCATCGCCGAACTTCAACTCGACGATCCAGCAGAGCATTGTCAGTACCTATCAGACGATCGCGTCGTGCTGGCCTTGTCGGACGGAAGCCTCCTTGTTTGGGATGGCGGACCGAAGGGAAGTGAAACAACGATGTCGCTTCCATCGCAAGTTAATCAGTTACGGTTCAATCATGATCGCAAACAACTTGCGGTCGCCTTGGTGGATGGTTCGGTCATGTTGCTGGATGTTGATCCGCAGATCGGAGCAATGAAGCACTATAAAACGCTACGTGGTCATCGCGGTGCCGTATTGGATTGTGCTTTCCATCCATCGAAGCCTGAGATCGTCTCGGCATCGGAAGATCAAACCGCGCGTTTCTGGAACTATGAAACGTACGAAGATCAACTGGACGTAGAACTGCCAGCCAGCGTGCTCTGGGCTGGCTTCTCGGATGATGGGACCAAGTTTATCACCGGCGATCGTACTGGCGCCGCGAAGGTCTGGAATTCTGCTTCGCAGAGTGATCAGCCTCAGGTGACACTGCGTATTGGGGATTGGGACCGACAAAACTTCGCCGAACAGGCCATGGCCATTCCCTCCGGGACTGGCGACTATTTGCTAACCGCAGACCCAAGTGCCGGTGTCGATGTTTGGGACATTAAGAAGCAGAACATCATCTGGCATAAGGATACGCTTGGTGGTTCGCGTCGCATTGCTGCGATTCCTGACACCGAGCAGTTCGTCTTTGTCGAGGCCGTTGCAGGCGAAAACGGTAACCTGCAAACCATGATTCGCTCTGCTCATACCAATGGAAAGCCTGGATTCGACGTCGAGTGCAAAGTCGAAACCAATCAGATCATGTCACTTGCGGTATCGCCTGGCGGAAAGTACCTGGCGCTGCTGACGCCGGTGTGGGTCCAAGTCCATAAAATGCCAAACTCTGAGGACAAGCAACTACCTGAAGAGCCAGTCTGGCAAATGGACGCCGCCGGTGTGAAGCAAATTGCGTTTCAATCGGATAGTGTCTTGATGATTGGGAATCCGATCTCCTCCGCCAAAGGTGCCTTGGCGATGGTTGATTTCATCAAAGATGAGCACGTCTTCGATTTCCCTGCGACCGAATCTGGCTCGCCATTCTTGCTGTTCTCAGTCTCGCCAGACTTAACGCAAGCTGCCGTGGTCTATCACAAGTTAGAAGGTGCCACCGGACATGGTCCTTCACAGGTCTGCTTGTACGATTTGAAAACTCAGAAGCTTATCAAGAAGGTTTCCAGCGAAAGCCGTGTCACGTTCCCTTCGCTCTCAAAAGACAATCAAGTTATGTATTTTGTCCTTGCCCGATCAGAGGATGGGACCGATGTCGGCCGCTGGGAAGTTGGTAAAGATGATTTTGAAGTTTGGAATCATGCTCAGATTGGCGATGCCGGTTCGCGCCTTGGTGAACGTCATATCGCTCGCGTGGATTCGCTGCCGAGCGACGACAAACATATCATGGTGACTTACTACAATCGGGATGTCGAATTATGGGAGTCGAATACCGGTACGAATACTGCCCGCCTTTCCACGACGCGGCCCGTGATTTTTGCCGATTTCTTCGCTGACGACCAGAAAGTCGTCACTGTGCATCTCGATGGTTTGGTGCGGACTTGGGATGCGGCATCAGGCAAGCTAGTTAACGTGTTCGACGTTGGCTACCAATCGCTGCAAGGTGCCACCCTGGCTGGCAACATGCTGGCCGTCGGTGGCAGTGGCGAGGAAGTCACCGTGATTGATCTGACGAAAGCAGAAGCTCGACCGCCATGGAGCAGTGCAGGTGGCGAGGTCGACGCGTTGACTTGGCTGCCAGGCGAAGGCAAACGAAACCTACTTGTGGCAACCAGTGCCATGCAGAAGCAAGCCGGAAGTGGAGAAGAGCTTATTGGTAGTTTACGAATTTACGATCCGACTTCCGGGAAGCCAGTTGGTGAACCGTTTGCCACACATCGGGGGCAATTTGTCAGCTTAGCCGTCTCTAGTCAAGGAATGCGGATCGCAGCCACAAGCACAGACAAATTAGTTCGTCTGTGGGCAGACGTTCCCATGGACAAAGTTGCGACAACCAAGCCTCGTGAACTGCCTGGGCACTCAACAGAGGTGACCGGAGCGGCATTCTCGACGGACGGACAGCGGCTTGTGACGGGAAGTTCGGATGGCGCACTAACTGTCTGGTTTGTCGAACAAACCGATGTGGGTGCTGCCAAGGACGATCAATCTGGAAAGTCATCGCTAGTGGTGCAGGAATTTGTTCCGCTGAAGGGACACCGTAAAGCGATCTCCTCGATTGTCTTCTCACCGGACAATCGTATGCTACTAACGTCATCACTCGATCGTCAGGCCATTCTATGGTTCTCGACCGAGATGACTCCGGAGCAGCAAAACGTGGCAATCACTGATGCGACAGCCAATCAGCGATAG
- a CDS encoding FHA domain-containing protein has protein sequence MRLALQIYSTNYGNRRVWLDASQVVRVGRTPKSELTVPDDPHLSGVHFSIAREGNQVILKDLQSRNGTFVNGAKVGTAIQLYDGDVIVAGKTQFQVVMLSDLPGETSGGIAPPQTAGQAGQSSGVFPLEYDRTESIAPENNPFFQAKQNAKHDSKNVQNYPRLSSHTFKNARRNAGLGSDYVDNRPEPISQESVSGKELQPQSMISNPSLPQRSLSAAELAQGLQMRYETRLAPSGMTYFCPRNEVKPPTDVADFIGQNRFLYAIVNYGRMQPQQQPGFYQEAMAAGAVQISSTQLLIAKQDVAAFHGIMRQSWGQDALICMTSRLNKLDFVSLAYRLTNELASPAELLNHLYSDGQFTNYGFLDGISAILLEIERGSRWVIFKNDQEIRTWRTLGLPCPPELVG, from the coding sequence TTGCGACTAGCGCTTCAAATTTACTCGACAAACTACGGCAACCGGCGTGTATGGCTGGATGCCTCACAAGTGGTGCGCGTAGGTCGGACACCTAAGTCTGAGCTCACCGTGCCTGACGATCCCCACCTCTCTGGTGTTCATTTCTCGATCGCACGTGAAGGAAATCAGGTCATCTTAAAGGACCTGCAGAGCCGTAACGGTACCTTCGTCAACGGTGCAAAAGTTGGCACCGCGATCCAGCTTTACGATGGTGATGTCATCGTCGCTGGAAAGACCCAATTCCAAGTCGTCATGCTGAGCGATCTGCCCGGGGAGACTTCCGGCGGTATCGCACCACCGCAGACGGCAGGGCAAGCTGGCCAGTCATCCGGTGTGTTCCCGTTGGAATATGATCGCACCGAATCGATTGCCCCAGAGAACAATCCGTTCTTCCAAGCAAAACAGAATGCGAAGCACGATTCGAAGAACGTTCAAAACTACCCGCGATTGAGTAGTCACACATTTAAGAACGCCCGCCGTAATGCTGGTTTGGGAAGTGACTACGTTGACAATCGCCCCGAACCAATTTCGCAAGAATCGGTTTCCGGTAAGGAACTTCAGCCCCAGAGCATGATCAGCAATCCTTCGCTTCCACAACGATCGCTCTCGGCCGCGGAACTCGCCCAAGGACTGCAGATGCGTTACGAAACGCGTCTCGCTCCATCCGGCATGACATACTTCTGTCCCCGGAACGAAGTGAAGCCACCTACAGATGTGGCGGACTTTATCGGGCAGAATCGATTTCTGTACGCGATAGTCAACTACGGACGAATGCAGCCGCAGCAGCAGCCTGGCTTTTATCAGGAGGCGATGGCTGCCGGGGCCGTACAGATATCGAGTACACAGTTATTGATTGCCAAGCAGGATGTCGCGGCGTTCCATGGCATTATGCGTCAGTCGTGGGGCCAGGACGCATTGATCTGCATGACGAGCCGGTTGAATAAGCTTGATTTTGTCAGCTTGGCTTATCGACTGACTAACGAATTAGCGAGCCCTGCTGAGCTTCTGAATCACTTGTACTCAGATGGCCAGTTTACAAATTATGGCTTTCTCGACGGCATTTCAGCGATCTTGCTGGAGATCGAGCGAGGCTCTCGCTGGGTGATCTTTAAGAACGACCAAGAGATTCGCACTTGGCGAACCCTCGGCTTGCCTTGCCCACCCGAATTAGTCGGCTAA
- a CDS encoding PAAR domain-containing protein, which yields MPPAARISDMHTCPLVNPGPVPHVGGPVAMGSPNVLIGFMPAARVGDMAVCVGPPDTIAKGSTSVMIGYMPAARMGDTTAHGGAIAMGFPQVLIGG from the coding sequence ATGCCACCAGCAGCTCGCATCTCAGACATGCATACCTGTCCGTTGGTCAACCCTGGCCCCGTGCCACACGTCGGGGGCCCGGTAGCGATGGGATCACCCAATGTGCTGATCGGCTTTATGCCGGCCGCGCGGGTTGGTGACATGGCCGTGTGCGTGGGCCCACCTGATACGATCGCGAAGGGATCGACTTCGGTGATGATCGGCTACATGCCGGCGGCTCGCATGGGAGATACAACTGCCCACGGAGGAGCGATCGCAATGGGCTTTCCGCAGGTCTTGATCGGCGGCTAA